A window of Verrucomicrobiota bacterium contains these coding sequences:
- a CDS encoding PKD domain-containing protein, giving the protein MSSPCNYPRPVAVTITGRLILAAAFSVLGLLVLVGTDVSAQPTREPIVRVVDMNLGESAKVTLSNGDTVRVKLVDLVEETDSLRAAIRSALVTVEVNGKTVQLSSGNYNLPLEVGDVQIDCPITRGYRSNSRRDVWALEKDVRLRLWPTNSPLIDPTTFTYPVKQRWFATYTQMSNEPTYVDGGEQPNSKDIYYHNDLDFGGCEGLIDVVAATDGLVVSSGENTLPGYEDSPVNQRYDVVYLLDDRGWYYRYSHLFSIGDAITPGARVTMGQKMGVLGKEGGSGGWSHLHFGIVSRQPSGNWGTQDAYAFVWETYLRENKPALIAVARPHHLNAIGEKVILDASKSWSASGRIASYNWTFTDGSKATGSTVERSYDKPGMYTETLRIEDAQGNIDFDFAVVQVVDPSKPDELPPSIHPTYSPTTGIHSGDRVTFKVRTFRTTDGEEVWDFGDGSRPVTVKSDGNVHKLAKDGYAVTEHTFKKPGVYLVRVQRTNARGETAVGCLAVHVE; this is encoded by the coding sequence ATGTCTTCTCCGTGCAACTACCCTAGGCCAGTGGCCGTTACCATAACCGGTAGACTTATTCTCGCCGCCGCCTTTTCAGTACTCGGACTACTCGTTTTGGTAGGCACCGATGTTTCTGCGCAACCCACCCGCGAACCCATCGTACGGGTGGTGGATATGAATCTCGGTGAATCAGCCAAGGTAACATTGAGCAACGGGGACACTGTCCGGGTTAAGCTGGTAGACTTGGTTGAGGAAACCGATTCGCTACGCGCGGCTATTCGTTCGGCCTTGGTGACGGTTGAGGTAAACGGTAAAACAGTGCAGTTGTCGTCCGGCAATTACAACCTGCCGCTAGAGGTAGGTGATGTGCAGATCGATTGTCCCATAACACGAGGGTATCGTTCCAACAGCCGGCGCGACGTGTGGGCACTTGAAAAGGATGTCCGGCTGCGTCTATGGCCGACGAACTCTCCGCTTATCGACCCGACAACGTTTACTTACCCGGTCAAACAAAGGTGGTTCGCCACTTACACGCAAATGTCGAACGAACCGACTTACGTGGACGGTGGAGAGCAGCCAAACAGCAAGGACATTTATTACCACAACGACCTGGATTTCGGTGGTTGCGAAGGCCTGATCGACGTGGTGGCCGCCACCGATGGACTCGTCGTTTCAAGTGGTGAAAACACATTGCCAGGCTATGAGGATTCGCCGGTGAACCAACGCTATGATGTGGTCTACTTGTTGGATGACCGTGGTTGGTATTATCGCTACAGTCACCTCTTCAGTATTGGTGATGCGATTACACCGGGTGCTAGGGTAACGATGGGACAAAAGATGGGTGTGTTGGGAAAAGAGGGTGGCAGCGGAGGATGGTCACACTTGCATTTTGGCATCGTCAGCCGTCAACCGTCCGGTAATTGGGGGACTCAGGATGCCTATGCCTTCGTTTGGGAAACTTATTTGCGCGAAAACAAACCGGCCCTTATTGCCGTGGCCCGCCCGCATCATTTGAACGCCATTGGGGAGAAAGTTATACTCGATGCCTCAAAGTCGTGGAGCGCATCAGGCCGAATAGCCTCTTATAATTGGACCTTCACAGATGGATCAAAAGCAACCGGATCCACTGTAGAGCGCTCTTATGATAAACCCGGCATGTACACGGAAACTCTTCGGATAGAAGATGCACAAGGAAACATAGATTTCGATTTCGCGGTCGTGCAGGTAGTCGATCCCTCCAAGCCGGATGAGCTCCCACCATCGATCCACCCGACGTATTCGCCCACTACCGGCATCCATTCTGGTGATCGTGTGACTTTCAAGGTTCGTACCTTTCGAACCACGGACGGCGAAGAAGTTTGGGACTTTGGCGATGGATCAAGGCCTGTCACTGTTAAATCCGACGGCAACGTCCATAAACTCGCAAAAGATGGTTATGCGGTGACTGAACACACGTTTAAGAAACCCGGTGTTTACCTTGTTCGAGTCCAAAGAACCAATGCGCGAGGCGAAACTGCCGTCGGTTGTCTTGCGGTACATGTGGAGTAA
- a CDS encoding DUF1080 domain-containing protein, with protein sequence MFSSTLPRCLAFSGLILVQGLLTLNGAGETAPTTRLNFGDYPEEPGFIKLFNGKDLTGWDGQPGSWTVEDGVIQCTGKGMARNWLIWRGFGAADFELRLDFRYRKGNSGVQVRSSDLGDWQVRGYQVEVSPPEGMGLWHHSLMSPDIEIQNTRKHLATAGQRVTIAQDGTKVVEQFEKAETIQAHYKVGEWNTMRVIVQDNRLIQIINGKMFSDATDDQAGFSSDTGVIAFQDHGKGADVAFRNIRIKIIEPVVELKAPKAKTPVKH encoded by the coding sequence ATGTTCTCATCTACCCTACCCCGCTGCCTTGCTTTCTCAGGCCTTATTTTAGTCCAAGGATTACTCACCTTGAATGGCGCTGGAGAAACCGCGCCAACCACTCGCCTGAATTTTGGCGACTATCCGGAAGAGCCAGGATTTATAAAACTTTTCAATGGCAAAGACCTGACAGGTTGGGATGGTCAACCAGGATCGTGGACGGTGGAGGATGGTGTCATCCAATGCACAGGCAAAGGCATGGCTCGCAACTGGCTCATCTGGCGTGGATTCGGTGCAGCCGATTTCGAACTTCGCCTCGATTTTCGTTACCGTAAAGGCAACTCGGGCGTTCAGGTGCGCAGTTCCGACCTCGGCGACTGGCAGGTACGTGGCTATCAGGTAGAAGTTTCACCACCCGAGGGGATGGGGCTTTGGCACCACTCGCTCATGTCTCCGGATATTGAAATTCAAAACACCCGGAAGCACCTGGCCACCGCCGGACAACGAGTGACCATCGCCCAAGATGGAACCAAGGTGGTCGAACAATTTGAAAAAGCCGAAACCATCCAGGCGCACTACAAGGTTGGCGAATGGAATACGATGCGGGTGATCGTTCAGGACAACCGCCTCATCCAGATCATCAATGGAAAAATGTTCTCGGATGCAACGGACGACCAGGCCGGTTTTTCATCGGACACCGGGGTCATCGCTTTTCAGGATCATGGCAAGGGAGCGGACGTCGCGTTCAGGAATATCCGGATCAAGATAATTGAACCTGTCGTAGAACTGAAAGCACCCAAAGCGAAGACGCCTGTAAAACACTGA
- a CDS encoding ATP-binding protein has translation MLTRRLESTLIQRISRTPVVALLGSRQVGKTTLARSLKLDKPSHYLDLERPSDIAKLDDPELYLSKLDDHLVILDEIQRLPEVFPVLRSLVDERRRKGEKASQFLILGSASPDLLMQSSETLAGRISYLELHPLNLTELKNPNATIDQHWYRGGYPESFLAEDDASANQWCDDFITSYVERDLPQLGVAATPLQLLRFCSMLAHQQGATLNLSKLGASLGIDGKTARRYLELLEGLYLVRTLSAWSRNAGKRLVKAPKVYWRDTGLLHALVGLHGLEKVLGHPICGHSWEGYCIEQILALLPSSTICTHYRTHAGAEVDLVLENASGEKHAIEIKRTLSPKLTPGFIESMSTLEATRGTYLIPEGNSYPLSESVTAMGLTQFLDSLE, from the coding sequence ATGCTAACTCGAAGATTGGAATCTACGCTTATTCAAAGAATCTCCCGAACACCAGTGGTGGCGCTCTTGGGTTCGCGGCAGGTGGGTAAAACAACCCTGGCCCGTAGTTTGAAATTGGACAAGCCCTCTCATTATCTGGATCTTGAACGCCCTTCGGACATTGCTAAGCTTGACGATCCCGAGCTTTACCTGAGCAAGCTTGATGATCACCTCGTGATTCTTGATGAGATTCAGCGTCTCCCTGAAGTTTTCCCAGTGCTCAGAAGCCTGGTAGATGAGCGTCGACGAAAGGGTGAGAAGGCTTCTCAATTTTTAATCCTGGGATCAGCCTCCCCGGACCTGTTGATGCAAAGCTCGGAAACACTGGCTGGTCGGATCAGCTACCTGGAATTGCATCCATTGAATCTCACTGAGTTGAAAAACCCAAATGCCACCATCGACCAACATTGGTACCGGGGAGGATACCCTGAAAGTTTTCTAGCTGAAGACGACGCTTCTGCAAACCAGTGGTGCGATGACTTTATAACCAGCTATGTTGAGCGCGACTTGCCTCAACTGGGCGTAGCTGCAACACCACTACAGCTGCTCCGCTTCTGTTCCATGCTCGCGCATCAGCAGGGAGCTACTTTGAATCTGAGCAAACTCGGTGCATCTCTGGGAATTGATGGAAAGACCGCCCGTCGCTATCTGGAACTACTCGAAGGGCTTTACCTTGTGCGCACCCTTTCGGCCTGGAGTCGCAATGCAGGAAAACGACTTGTGAAAGCGCCCAAAGTCTACTGGCGTGATACAGGCTTACTCCATGCTCTTGTCGGATTACATGGCTTGGAAAAAGTTCTTGGCCACCCAATCTGTGGTCATTCCTGGGAGGGTTATTGTATCGAACAGATACTTGCCTTACTTCCTTCGAGTACGATTTGCACTCACTACCGCACTCACGCGGGTGCCGAAGTGGATCTGGTATTGGAAAATGCCTCGGGCGAGAAGCACGCGATCGAAATCAAACGCACGCTTTCTCCAAAACTGACTCCTGGGTTTATCGAAAGCATGAGTACGCTCGAGGCAACGAGAGGCACCTACCTGATTCCTGAAGGGAATTCCTATCCTCTTTCGGAGTCGGTCACAGCCATGGGTCTAACCCAATTTCTTGATTCCCTGGAGTAA
- a CDS encoding sulfatase, with the protein MNFLSSLLVLFFAVSGYAAVGRPDILMIAIDDLRPMLGCYGDARAVTPNIDRLAARSVVFDRAYCQYAKCGPSRLSIMTGLRPDSIGVFSHGENDVAAFRNRRSDAISMARWFKDQGYHTQSFGKVDHDGWAIESDWSESIFAGREKEGLEIFDETNPGGPSIIADRLECPVKQSPDVADDYFFAGRMTNQVLAALHTRAEEKPQFIAVGFRKPHVPYIAPKRYFDLHQPDETWLAKNPMPATGSPVMAWFNSDGYVGSAKRIGLTMPDIPNHEEGIDWNGYEMRSYVGVPNEGAIPTSLQLELLQAYAACVSYVDAQVGRLMEELERSNRLDKTIILLWSDHGYHLGEQSAWTKMTNFEIATRVPLMIAAPGIKPGRTNTLSELVDLYPTLCDLAGIEAPKNLEGKTLVPVLEKPSKTFSSVALSQHVRFKERYMGRALRTDRYRFVLWEDSKTGQIVERELYDHNADPLETMNLAGNSNQQKRVEKLEKQLGEAYAYSK; encoded by the coding sequence ATGAACTTCCTTTCAAGCCTGCTTGTCCTTTTCTTCGCTGTCAGCGGATATGCCGCAGTAGGCAGACCCGACATCCTTATGATCGCCATCGACGACCTCCGACCGATGCTGGGGTGTTACGGCGACGCGCGAGCCGTTACACCCAACATAGATCGGCTCGCAGCCAGGAGCGTGGTTTTTGATCGGGCCTACTGCCAGTATGCGAAATGCGGTCCCTCCCGCCTATCGATCATGACCGGACTTCGCCCCGATTCCATTGGTGTATTCAGCCATGGTGAAAATGATGTAGCTGCATTCCGCAATCGCAGATCTGACGCCATTTCAATGGCCCGGTGGTTCAAAGACCAGGGTTACCACACCCAAAGCTTCGGCAAAGTGGACCATGACGGTTGGGCTATTGAATCAGACTGGTCAGAATCTATTTTCGCCGGACGGGAAAAAGAAGGACTGGAGATCTTCGACGAAACGAATCCAGGTGGCCCATCGATTATTGCCGATCGTTTGGAGTGTCCGGTGAAACAAAGTCCGGATGTGGCGGATGATTATTTCTTCGCTGGACGAATGACGAACCAGGTCTTGGCAGCCTTGCACACGAGGGCAGAAGAGAAGCCCCAGTTCATAGCCGTCGGATTCCGGAAACCACATGTTCCATACATTGCACCGAAACGTTATTTCGATCTCCATCAACCCGATGAAACGTGGCTCGCGAAGAACCCGATGCCTGCAACCGGATCACCTGTCATGGCCTGGTTCAATTCCGATGGTTACGTGGGGTCGGCAAAGCGGATTGGCCTCACTATGCCGGATATACCTAACCATGAGGAAGGAATCGATTGGAACGGATACGAGATGCGGAGTTACGTTGGCGTTCCAAACGAAGGTGCTATTCCAACTTCGCTGCAGTTGGAACTCCTTCAGGCCTACGCAGCATGCGTCAGCTATGTGGATGCCCAGGTCGGACGACTCATGGAGGAGCTGGAGAGAAGCAATCGCCTGGACAAAACGATTATCCTTCTCTGGTCCGATCATGGTTATCATCTGGGCGAGCAAAGTGCCTGGACCAAAATGACCAATTTCGAAATTGCGACCCGGGTCCCTCTGATGATTGCTGCTCCAGGAATCAAACCCGGACGGACAAATACCCTCTCCGAATTGGTGGACCTTTACCCAACCTTGTGTGATCTGGCCGGCATCGAAGCGCCCAAAAATCTGGAAGGTAAAACGCTCGTCCCAGTCCTTGAAAAGCCTTCGAAAACATTCTCCTCAGTCGCGTTGAGTCAACACGTCCGCTTTAAGGAAAGATACATGGGCCGGGCTCTACGGACTGACAGATATCGCTTCGTGCTGTGGGAAGACTCCAAGACTGGACAGATCGTGGAACGCGAATTGTATGACCACAACGCCGATCCGTTGGAGACCATGAATTTGGCTGGCAATTCAAATCAGCAAAAACGCGTGGAGAAGTTGGAAAAGCAACTAGGTGAGGCTTACGCATATTCGAAATGA